In the genome of Magnolia sinica isolate HGM2019 chromosome 2, MsV1, whole genome shotgun sequence, one region contains:
- the LOC131236793 gene encoding uncharacterized protein LOC131236793 isoform X3, with product MAGREVREYTNLTDPKDKKWGKGKDKIDDEDVTFQRMVAKMQEVAGERGGYLHGRGALDSDDLLYLKEQMEAEEDAERLLRHTEKRAFAAFKKAATLADSTPASLPLPLRIEPKTKSGISTL from the exons ATGGCAGGAAGAGAAGTTcgagaatacacaaatctcaccgACCCcaaag ATAAGAAATGGGGAAAAGGAAAGGATAAGATCGATGATGAAGACGTCACTTTCCAGCGTATGGTGGCCAAG ATGCAGGAGGTTGCGGGAGAACGGGGAGGTTACCTTCACGGGCGAGGCG CTTTGGACAGTGATGACTTGCTCTATCTCAAGGAACAGATGGAAGCTGAGGAGGATGCTGAGCGCCTTCTAAGGCACACTGAGAAACGGGCATTTGCTGCATTTAAGA AAGCAGCAACTTTAGCAGATTCTACGCCTGCATCATTGCCTTTGCCCCTACGTATTGAGCCGAAGACGAAGAGTGGGATCAG CACGTTATGA
- the LOC131236793 gene encoding uncharacterized protein LOC131236793 isoform X1: MAGREVREYTNLTDPKDKKWGKGKDKIDDEDVTFQRMVAKMQEVAGERGGYLHGRGALDSDDLLYLKEQMEAEEDAERLLRHTEKRAFAAFKKAATLADSTPASLPLPLRIEPKTKSGIRQQDLLKNIVEIRPKRQRTSSPSDVNQSSSPIFATRASPNGKTEPTSDKEISTSRPIKGGEAERSETKPESAVRSILGLAYESSDED, from the exons ATGGCAGGAAGAGAAGTTcgagaatacacaaatctcaccgACCCcaaag ATAAGAAATGGGGAAAAGGAAAGGATAAGATCGATGATGAAGACGTCACTTTCCAGCGTATGGTGGCCAAG ATGCAGGAGGTTGCGGGAGAACGGGGAGGTTACCTTCACGGGCGAGGCG CTTTGGACAGTGATGACTTGCTCTATCTCAAGGAACAGATGGAAGCTGAGGAGGATGCTGAGCGCCTTCTAAGGCACACTGAGAAACGGGCATTTGCTGCATTTAAGA AAGCAGCAACTTTAGCAGATTCTACGCCTGCATCATTGCCTTTGCCCCTACGTATTGAGCCGAAGACGAAGAGTGGGATCAG GCAGCAAGATCTCCTGAAGAACATAGTAGAGATCAGACCAAAGCGGCAACGAACTTCAAGCCCATCTGATGTCAATCAATCAAGCAGCCCAATATTCGCTACTCGTGCTTCACCGAATGGGAAAACCGAGCCAACTTCAGATAAAGAGATCTCCACTTCAAGGCCAATCAAAGGAGGAGAAGCTGAGAGGTCCGAGACTAAACCAGAGAGTGCTGTTAGAAGTATACTAGGCCTAGCTTATGAAAGCTCTGATGAAGATTGA
- the LOC131236793 gene encoding uncharacterized protein LOC131236793 isoform X2 — MQEVAGERGGYLHGRGALDSDDLLYLKEQMEAEEDAERLLRHTEKRAFAAFKKAATLADSTPASLPLPLRIEPKTKSGIRQQDLLKNIVEIRPKRQRTSSPSDVNQSSSPIFATRASPNGKTEPTSDKEISTSRPIKGGEAERSETKPESAVRSILGLAYESSDED; from the exons ATGCAGGAGGTTGCGGGAGAACGGGGAGGTTACCTTCACGGGCGAGGCG CTTTGGACAGTGATGACTTGCTCTATCTCAAGGAACAGATGGAAGCTGAGGAGGATGCTGAGCGCCTTCTAAGGCACACTGAGAAACGGGCATTTGCTGCATTTAAGA AAGCAGCAACTTTAGCAGATTCTACGCCTGCATCATTGCCTTTGCCCCTACGTATTGAGCCGAAGACGAAGAGTGGGATCAG GCAGCAAGATCTCCTGAAGAACATAGTAGAGATCAGACCAAAGCGGCAACGAACTTCAAGCCCATCTGATGTCAATCAATCAAGCAGCCCAATATTCGCTACTCGTGCTTCACCGAATGGGAAAACCGAGCCAACTTCAGATAAAGAGATCTCCACTTCAAGGCCAATCAAAGGAGGAGAAGCTGAGAGGTCCGAGACTAAACCAGAGAGTGCTGTTAGAAGTATACTAGGCCTAGCTTATGAAAGCTCTGATGAAGATTGA
- the LOC131228010 gene encoding uncharacterized protein LOC131228010 has protein sequence MAMNTHTPFLVLLLISSLITIHGAGYGPTPGLGPAPPPPFEVAGKPFPPQSYHCRNRTSPCYEKEIKCPKQCPEFKPADPTAKACFIDCKSPKCEGVCKNRKPNCEGMGAACYDPRFVGGDGLVFYFHGKSNQHFSLVSDSNLQINARFIGRRPEGRSRDNTWIQALGLMFNSHSFTLAANKVAKWDDAVDQLHFTYDDKPVVIDEGHLSTWAAPDSRLIVERTARSNSVTVTLPNIVEISISVVPITEEDDRIHNYQIPANDCFAHLEVQFRFFDLSERVEGVLGQTYRPDFQNPVKRGVSMPIMGGEHKYQTSSLLSPDCKYCIFSRDDQTAVESLALDPTNTMDCTSKMTNGRGVVCRR, from the exons ATGGCCATGAACACTCACACTCCCTTCCTTGTTCTTCTCCTCATATCTTCCTTGATCACCATCCATGGCGCTGGCTATGGGCCCACCCCAGGATTGGGACCGGCCCCGCCACCGCCATTCGAGGTGGCTGGGAAGCCGTTCCCCCCACAGTCGTACCACTGCAGAAACAGAACGAGCCCATGCTATGAGAAAGAGATCAAATGCCCGAAACAGTGCCCCGAGTTCAAGCCAGCTGACCCCACGGCCAAGGCTTGCTTCATTGACTGCAAGTCTCCCAAATGTGAAGGGGTTTGCAAGA ATAGAAAACCCAACTGCGAAGGAATGGGGGCTGCCTGTTACGATCCAAGGTTCGTGGGAGGAGACGGGTTGGTGTTCTATTTCCATGGAAAATCCAACCagcacttcagcttggtttcagACTCAAACCTTCAGATCAATGCCCGCTTCATCGGACGACGACCGGAAGGAAGGTCTCGTGATAACACATGGATTCAAGCCCTGGGTCTCATGTTCAACTCCCACTCATTCACCTTGGCAGCTAACAAGGTAGCGAAGTGGGACGACGCTGTCGATCAGCTCCACTTCACCTATGATGACAAGCCAGTCGTCATCGATGAAGGCCATCTCTCTACATGGGCTGCCCCAGATAGCCGCTTGATCGTTGAGCGTACCGCAAGGTCCAACAGTGTAACAGTCACACTACCAAACATCGTTGAGATCTCCATTAGTGTTGTCCCAATAACGGAAGAGGATGACCGCATCCACAACTATCAGATCCCGGCCAACGACTGCTTTGCCCACTTGGAGGTGCAGTTCAGGTTCTTTGATCTCTCTGAGAGGGTTGAAGGTGTGCTGGGCCAGACGTACCGACCGGACTTCCAGAATCCAGTCAAGCGGGGCGTGTCGATGCCGATCATGGGTGGAGAACATAAGTACCAGACGTCCTCGCTACTGTCCCCGGATTGCAAGTACTGCATTTTCTCCCGGGATGATCAGACTGCAGTGGAGTCATTGGCCTTGGACCCAACAAACACCATGGACTGCACCAGCAAGATGACCAATGGCCGCGGTGTTGTTTGTCGTCGGTAG
- the LOC131224613 gene encoding uncharacterized protein LOC131224613, protein MAMNTHTPFLVLLLISSLITIHGAGYGPTPGLGPAPPPPFEVAGKPFPPQSYYCRNRTSPCYGKEIKCPKQCPEFKPADPKAKACFIDCKSPKCEGVCKNRKPNCEGMGAACYDPRFVGGDGLVFYFHGKSNQHFSLVSDSNLQINARFIGRRPEGRSRDNTWIQALGLMFNSHAFTLAANKVAKWDDAVDQLLFTYNDMPVVIDEGHLSTWAAPDSSLTVERTARSNSVTVTLPNIVEISVSVVPITEEDDRIHNYQIPSNDCFAHLEVQFRFFDLSERVEGVLGQTYRPDFQNPVKRGVSMPIMGGEHKYQTSTLLSTDCKYCIFSRDDQTAAEWLALDPSNTMDCTSQMTNGRGVVCRR, encoded by the exons ATGGCCATGAACACTCACACTCCCTTCCTTGTTCTTCTCCTCATCTCTTCCTTGATCACCATCCATGGCGCTGGCTATGGGCCCACCCCAGGATTGGGACCAGCCCCGCCACCGCCATTTGAGGTGGCCGGGAAGCCGTTCCCCCCACAGTCGTACTACTGCAGAAACAGAACGAGCCCATGCTATGGGAAAGAGATCAAATGCCCGAAACAGTGCCCCGAGTTCAAGCCAGCTGACCCCAAGGCCAAGGCTTGCTTCATTGACTGCAAGTCTCCCAAATGTGAAGGGGTTTGCAAGA ATAGAAAACCCAACTGCGAAGGAATGGGGGCTGCCTGTTATGATCCAAGGTTCGTCGGAGGAGACGGGTTGGTGTTCTATTTCCATGGAAAATCCAACCagcacttcagcttggtttcggACTCGAACCTTCAGATCAATGCCCGCTTCATCGGACGCAGACCGGAAGGAAGGTCACGTGATAACACATGGATCCAAGCTCTGGGTCTCATGTTCAACTCCCACGCATTCACCTTGGCTGCCAACAAGGTAGCGAAGTGGGACGATGCTGTTGATCAGCTCCTCTTCACCTACAATGACATGCCAGTTGTCATCGATGAAGGCCATCTCTCCACATGGGCTGCCCCAGATAGCAGCTTGACCGTTGAGCGCACTGCAAGGTCCAACAGTGTAACAGTCACACTACCAAACATCGTTGAGATCTCCGTTAGCGTTGTGCCGATAACAGAAGAGGATGACCGCATCCACAACTATCAGATCCCATCCAATGACTGCTTTGCCCACTTGGAGGTGCAGTTCAGGTTCTTTGACCTCTCTGAGAGGGTTGAAGGTGTGCTGGGCCAGACATACCGACCAGACTTCCAGAACCCAGTCAAGCGGGGCGTGTCGATGCCGATCATGGGTGGAGAACACAAGTACCAGACGTCCACACTCCTGTCCACGGATTGCAAGTACTGCATTTTCTCCCGGGATGATCAGACTGCAGCGGAGTGGTTGGCCTTGGACCCATCCAACACCATGGACTGCACTAGCCAGATGACCAATGGCCGCGGTGTTGTTTGTCGTCGGTAG